A single genomic interval of Heterodontus francisci isolate sHetFra1 chromosome 45, sHetFra1.hap1, whole genome shotgun sequence harbors:
- the LOC137356420 gene encoding histone H1-like, with protein sequence MTFSSRAGARKRMRSKEVTRKLYEGTVVDVVYMEFNKDFDKFPHSRLFQKVKSRGIQENTAQVKTPKKKKAAPRKGSGGPKLGELILKTVAECSVRSGMSLQAIKKALRVKGVDVEKSKFPIKQSIKRLVAKDFLVQTKGTGASGSFKIAKQEKKGNVVKKIKTGAAKRSLVKKTAAKKQITKKTAKKSPGKKIVAKKVSSKKTAAKKVSTKKAATPKKAVKKATLPKKSPAKNANKTKRATGGKPPKKVQSSRGGKKPKAAKAQKAAPGKK encoded by the exons ATGACGTTCAGCAGCCGAGCTGGCGCAAGGAAGCGCATGCGCTCCAAAG aagtaacaaggaagttgtATGAGGGcactgtagttgatgtggtctacatggagtttaacaaggattttgacaagttcccacatagcagactgtttcaaaaagtaaAATCCCGGGGGATCCAGGAAAATACA gctcaagtcaagactcccaagaagaagaaggcggctccccggaaggggtcaggcggtcccaagttgggcgaactgatcctcaagactgtggcggaatgcagtgtccgcagtgggatgtcactgcaggcaataaagaaggctctgcgtgttaaaggtgtcgatgtggagaagagcAAGTTCccaatcaagcaaagtatcaagcggcttgtggcgaaagacttcctggtgcagacgaagggcacgggggcctccggcagcttcaaaatcgcgaaacaggaaaagaagggaaatgtggtgaagaagattaagacaggagcagccaagagatctttagtgaagaaaacagctgccaagaaacagataacaaagaaaacagccaagaaatccccagggaagaaaatagtcgccaagaaagtgagcagcaagaagacagcagccaagaaagtgagcacCAAGAAGGCGGCAACGCCAAAGAAGGCGGTAAAGAAAGCAACGCTTCCAAAAAAATCTCCAGCGAAGAATGCCAATAAAACCAAGAGGGCCACGGGCGGAAAGCCGCCCAAGAAAGTTCAATCATCAAGGGGCGGGAAgaagccgaaagcagcaaaggctcagaaagcagccccCGGAAAGAAGTGA